In Fusobacterium canifelinum, a genomic segment contains:
- a CDS encoding FprA family A-type flavoprotein, whose amino-acid sequence MHNVRNITEDLYWIGANDRRLALFENIHPIPEGVSYNSYMLLDEKTVVFDTVDWSVTRQYIENIEYLLNGRELDYLVVHHMEPDHCGAIEELALRYPSLKIISSEKGFMFMRQFGYKSINGHQLIEAKEGDKFKFGKHEIVFLEAPMVHWPEVLVSFDTTNGALFSADAFGSFKSLDGRLFNDEVNWDRDWLDEGRRYLTNIVGKYGPHIQHLLKKAGPIADKIKFICPLHGVVWRNDFGYLIDKYDKWSRYEPEEKGILIAYASMYGNTENAVEILAAKLAEKGITNIKMFDVSNTHVSYLISNVFKYSHLVIASPTYNLGIYPVIHNFVMDMKALNLQNRTVAIVENGSWARKSGDLLQEFFETEIKDMTVLNERVGLTSAANNVNLEEMDTLVDVLVESLNK is encoded by the coding sequence ATGCATAATGTTAGAAATATAACTGAAGATCTTTATTGGATTGGAGCGAATGACCGTCGTCTTGCCCTTTTTGAAAATATACACCCTATTCCAGAAGGAGTATCATATAACTCATATATGCTGCTAGATGAAAAGACAGTTGTTTTTGATACTGTTGACTGGTCTGTAACAAGACAATATATTGAAAATATAGAATATTTATTAAATGGTAGAGAATTAGACTACTTAGTAGTACATCATATGGAACCAGATCATTGTGGTGCAATTGAAGAGTTAGCTCTTCGTTATCCAAGTTTGAAAATAATTTCTTCTGAAAAAGGATTTATGTTTATGAGACAGTTTGGATATAAAAGCATAAATGGACATCAATTAATTGAAGCTAAAGAAGGAGATAAATTCAAGTTTGGTAAACATGAAATTGTATTCTTAGAAGCACCTATGGTTCACTGGCCAGAAGTATTAGTAAGTTTTGACACTACAAATGGAGCATTATTCTCAGCAGATGCTTTTGGATCTTTTAAATCTCTTGATGGAAGGTTATTTAATGATGAAGTAAATTGGGATAGAGATTGGTTAGATGAAGGTCGTCGTTACTTAACGAATATTGTTGGAAAATATGGACCTCATATCCAACATCTATTGAAAAAAGCTGGACCAATTGCTGATAAAATTAAATTTATTTGTCCTTTACATGGTGTAGTATGGAGAAATGATTTTGGATATTTAATTGATAAATATGATAAATGGAGTAGATATGAACCAGAAGAAAAAGGTATCTTAATTGCCTATGCATCAATGTATGGAAATACAGAAAATGCTGTTGAAATTTTAGCGGCTAAATTAGCTGAAAAAGGAATTACGAATATTAAGATGTTTGATGTATCAAATACTCATGTATCTTATTTGATTTCAAATGTATTCAAATACAGCCATTTAGTTATAGCTTCCCCTACATATAATTTAGGAATTTATCCAGTTATTCATAACTTTGTAATGGATATGAAAGCTTTAAATTTACAAAATAGAACAGTTGCAATAGTTGAAAATGGTTCTTGGGCTAGAAAATCTGGAGATTTATTACAAGAATTTTTTGAAACTGAAATAAAAGATATGACTGTTTTAAATGAAAGAGTTGGATTAACTTCAGCTGCTAACAATGTAAATCTTGAAGAAATGGATACACTTGTTGATGTTTTAGTTGAATCTTTAAATAAATAA
- a CDS encoding acyl-CoA dehydrogenase family protein, translating to MLFKTTDEHEALRMQVREFVETEVKPIAAILDKENKFPHEAIKKFGQMGFMGLPYPKEYGGAGKDILSYAIAVEELSRVDGGTGVILSAHVSLGSYPIFAFGTEEQKKKYLTPLAKGEKLGAFGLTEPNAGSDAGGTETTAVKEGDYYILNGEKIFITNADVAETYVVFAVTTPDIGTKGISAFIVEKGWEGFTFGDHYDKLGIRSSSTCQLLFNNVKVPKENLLGKEGDGFKIAMSTLDGGRIGIAAQALGIAQGAFEHALEYAKEREQFGKPIAFQQAISFKLADMATKLRTARFLIYSAAELKEHHEPYGMESAMAKQYASDIALEVVNDALQIFGGSGYLKGMEVERAYRDAKITTIYEGTNEIQRVVIAAHLIGKAPKSDAVAVAKKKKGPVTGPRKNIIFKDGSTKEKVAALVAALKADGYDFTIGIPLDTPIGKSERVVSAGKGIGDKKNMKLIEKLAQQAGASVGCSRPVAETLQYLPLDRYVGMSGQKFVGNLYIACGISGALQHLKGIKDATTIVAINTNANAPIFKNADYGIVGDVAEILPLLTKELDNGEAKKDAPPMKKMKRVVPKVVYSPHVYVCSGCGHEYNPEIGDEDSDIKPGTRFKDLPEDWTCPDCGDPKSGYIDAK from the coding sequence ATGCTTTTTAAAACTACTGACGAACATGAAGCTCTTCGTATGCAAGTGAGAGAATTTGTTGAAACTGAGGTTAAACCAATCGCAGCTATATTAGATAAAGAAAATAAGTTCCCACATGAAGCAATTAAAAAATTTGGACAAATGGGATTTATGGGGTTACCTTATCCAAAAGAATATGGCGGAGCAGGGAAAGATATTTTAAGTTATGCAATAGCTGTTGAAGAATTATCTAGAGTTGATGGAGGGACTGGGGTTATTCTATCTGCACATGTTTCATTGGGGTCATATCCTATTTTTGCTTTTGGTACAGAAGAACAAAAGAAAAAATATCTTACACCATTAGCTAAGGGAGAAAAATTAGGAGCATTTGGATTAACAGAACCTAATGCTGGTTCAGATGCTGGGGGAACAGAAACAACTGCTGTTAAAGAAGGGGATTATTATATATTAAATGGAGAAAAAATCTTCATAACAAATGCTGATGTTGCTGAAACTTATGTAGTTTTCGCTGTAACTACACCTGATATAGGAACAAAAGGTATAAGTGCATTTATAGTTGAAAAAGGTTGGGAAGGATTTACATTTGGAGATCACTATGACAAATTAGGTATCCGTTCATCTTCAACTTGTCAATTATTATTTAATAATGTAAAAGTTCCTAAGGAAAATCTTTTAGGAAAAGAAGGGGACGGATTTAAAATAGCTATGTCTACTCTTGATGGAGGACGTATAGGTATAGCTGCACAAGCGTTGGGAATTGCACAAGGTGCTTTTGAACATGCTCTTGAATATGCAAAAGAAAGAGAACAATTTGGAAAACCAATAGCTTTCCAACAAGCAATTTCATTTAAACTTGCAGATATGGCAACAAAATTAAGAACAGCTAGATTCTTAATATATAGTGCTGCTGAATTAAAAGAACATCATGAACCTTATGGAATGGAATCTGCAATGGCAAAACAATATGCTTCTGACATAGCTCTTGAAGTAGTAAATGATGCTCTACAAATATTTGGAGGTTCTGGATACTTAAAAGGAATGGAAGTAGAAAGAGCATATAGAGATGCTAAAATCACTACTATTTATGAAGGAACAAATGAAATTCAAAGAGTTGTTATAGCTGCACACTTAATAGGAAAAGCTCCTAAATCAGATGCAGTAGCAGTTGCTAAAAAGAAAAAAGGACCAGTTACAGGACCTAGAAAGAATATAATATTTAAAGATGGATCAACTAAAGAAAAAGTAGCTGCATTAGTAGCTGCATTAAAAGCAGATGGATATGATTTCACTATTGGTATCCCTCTTGATACTCCAATTGGAAAATCTGAAAGAGTTGTAAGTGCTGGTAAAGGAATTGGAGATAAGAAAAATATGAAGTTAATTGAAAAATTAGCTCAACAAGCAGGGGCTTCAGTTGGATGTTCTAGACCAGTAGCAGAAACATTACAATATTTACCACTTGATCGTTATGTAGGAATGTCAGGACAAAAATTTGTTGGAAATCTTTACATAGCTTGTGGAATTTCAGGAGCTTTACAACACTTAAAAGGAATTAAAGATGCAACAACAATAGTTGCTATAAATACAAATGCAAATGCACCTATATTTAAAAATGCTGACTATGGAATAGTTGGAGATGTAGCAGAAATTTTACCTCTATTAACTAAAGAGTTAGATAATGGAGAAGCTAAGAAAGATGCACCACCTATGAAAAAAATGAAGAGAGTTGTACCTAAGGTAGTGTATAGTCCTCATGTGTATGTATGTAGTGGTTGTGGTCATGAATACAATCCTGAAATAGGAGATGAAGATTCAGATATCAAACCAGGAACTAGATTTAAAGATTTACCTGAAGATTGGACTTGTCCTGATTGTGGAGATCCAAAATCTGGATATATAGATGCAAAATAA
- a CDS encoding autotransporter serine protease fusolisin, which translates to MKRKILKSKMFLIALASILFVSCGGGGGGGGGGSSNLPVKPGRTTPTTPTVNDPAYNFPTTSNPLDNRKGNMSALKTSLYSDQVNSGVSVPKDTRETNGLVAGVSEGKLEGQNVKVAILDSNFQDAVRTSVEDKDGKTVDKNGHALVPRRNRTLTAIYTDVDILAHPNKYSENAISGTERATSLEHGEEVLEVVRDIEYAPNHLATTYAGAIGGNNPRNKINVILGTVGLDYKSKRDNKEKIGAIIPKQETYDAALASFGNQSVKIFNQSFGSDESYEDRKYAAYENSGESPLYFFKSSATDTSKPMIPYFKDVVNNKGGLFIWSAGNTKNRASSLDAGLPFFDQSLEKGWISVVGVIAKKDDGYFTTYNVLGDLSKAGSDAAYWSISADERGMKKIVSVDAQGNASISTGIGSSYAAPRVTRAAALVYEKYDWMTNDQIRQTLFTTTDETNVTFRKPGRRVRSSPDSTYGWGMLNQARALKGPGAFMNVSSNRSASKVFNANVPSGTTSYFDNDIFGDGGLRKLGDGTLHLTGNNSFSGGSTVTAGTLEIHQIHSSPITVGTNGTLVLNPKAIVGYDSWAWETIDTVSPQKITDSGLKVKNYGTVRFDGTTAIIGGDYVAYAGSDTQVGFKNSVKVLGKIRIQNGNVSVLSNDYVSQNEKATIMQGNSFEGNIAKVETNGMRTANVEVKDGKVVATMSRQNPVEYVGEEAEASTKNVAENVEKVFQDLDQKVLSGTATKEELTMGSTLQNMTTTGFVSATEMMSGEVYASAQALTFSQAQNVNRDLSNRLAGLDNFKNSNKDSEVWFSVLGSGGKLRRDGYASADTRVTGGQFGIDTKFEGTTTLGVALNYSYAKANFNRYAGESKSNMVGVSFYGKQELPYGFYTAGRLGLSNVSSKVERELLTSTGETLTGKINHHDKMLSAYVEIGKKIGWFTPFIGYSQDYLRRGSFNESEASWGIKADSKNYRATNFLVGARAEYVGDKYKLQAYVTQAINTDKRDLTYEGNFTGSNVRQKFQGVKQAKNTTWIGFGVFREISPVFGVYGNVDFRVEDKKWADSVISTGLQYRF; encoded by the coding sequence ATGAAAAGAAAAATTTTAAAAAGTAAAATGTTTCTAATTGCTTTAGCTTCTATACTATTTGTAAGTTGTGGCGGCGGCGGAGGTGGCGGTGGAGGAGGTTCTAGTAACTTACCAGTGAAACCAGGTAGAACTACACCAACTACACCAACTGTAAATGATCCAGCATATAACTTCCCTACAACAAGTAATCCATTGGATAACAGAAAGGGAAACATGTCAGCTTTAAAGACAAGCCTTTATTCTGATCAAGTAAATTCAGGAGTAAGTGTTCCGAAAGATACTAGAGAAACTAATGGGCTTGTAGCTGGAGTTAGTGAAGGGAAATTAGAAGGTCAAAATGTTAAGGTAGCAATTTTAGATTCAAATTTTCAAGATGCGGTAAGAACTAGTGTTGAGGACAAAGATGGTAAGACTGTTGATAAAAATGGTCATGCTTTAGTTCCAAGAAGAAATAGAACTTTGACAGCTATTTATACAGATGTAGATATATTAGCACATCCAAATAAATATTCAGAAAATGCTATTTCTGGAACTGAAAGAGCAACTAGCTTAGAACATGGAGAAGAAGTTTTAGAAGTTGTAAGAGATATAGAATATGCACCAAATCATCTAGCGACTACATATGCAGGAGCTATAGGAGGTAATAATCCTAGAAATAAAATTAATGTAATTTTAGGAACAGTTGGTTTAGACTATAAAAGTAAAAGAGATAATAAAGAAAAAATAGGGGCAATTATCCCAAAACAAGAAACTTATGATGCAGCTTTAGCTAGTTTTGGTAATCAAAGTGTAAAAATATTTAATCAATCTTTTGGAAGTGATGAAAGTTATGAAGATCGAAAATATGCAGCATATGAAAATAGTGGAGAATCACCTTTATATTTCTTTAAATCAAGTGCAACAGATACTAGCAAACCAATGATACCTTATTTTAAAGATGTGGTAAATAATAAAGGTGGCTTATTTATATGGTCAGCAGGAAATACAAAAAATAGAGCTTCTTCATTAGATGCAGGTTTACCATTTTTTGATCAAAGTTTAGAAAAAGGTTGGATATCTGTTGTAGGAGTTATAGCTAAAAAAGATGATGGATATTTTACAACATATAATGTACTTGGAGATTTATCGAAAGCAGGTAGTGATGCTGCTTATTGGAGTATTTCAGCAGATGAAAGAGGAATGAAAAAAATAGTTAGCGTTGATGCTCAAGGAAATGCAAGTATTAGTACAGGAATAGGTTCGTCTTATGCAGCACCAAGAGTAACAAGAGCAGCAGCTTTAGTATATGAAAAATACGATTGGATGACAAATGATCAAATTCGTCAAACTCTTTTCACTACAACAGATGAAACAAATGTAACTTTCAGAAAACCTGGAAGAAGAGTTAGAAGCTCACCAGATTCAACTTATGGTTGGGGGATGTTAAATCAAGCAAGAGCTTTAAAAGGGCCAGGAGCATTTATGAATGTAAGTTCAAATCGTTCTGCTTCAAAAGTATTTAATGCAAATGTACCTTCTGGAACAACTTCATATTTTGATAATGATATTTTTGGAGATGGTGGTTTAAGAAAATTAGGTGATGGAACACTTCATTTAACTGGAAATAACTCATTTAGTGGAGGAAGTACAGTAACAGCTGGAACTCTTGAAATTCACCAAATACACTCAAGTCCTATAACTGTTGGAACAAATGGAACATTGGTACTTAATCCTAAAGCAATAGTTGGTTATGATTCTTGGGCATGGGAAACTATTGATACTGTAAGTCCTCAAAAAATAACAGATAGTGGGTTAAAAGTAAAAAACTATGGAACAGTAAGATTTGATGGAACAACAGCGATAATAGGAGGAGATTATGTTGCTTATGCTGGTTCTGACACACAAGTAGGATTTAAAAATTCAGTTAAAGTTTTAGGAAAAATAAGAATTCAAAATGGAAATGTTTCTGTATTATCTAATGACTATGTATCTCAAAATGAAAAAGCAACTATAATGCAAGGAAACTCATTTGAAGGAAATATAGCAAAAGTAGAAACAAATGGAATGAGAACAGCAAATGTAGAAGTAAAAGATGGAAAAGTAGTAGCAACAATGTCAAGACAAAATCCAGTTGAATATGTAGGAGAAGAAGCAGAAGCTTCAACAAAAAATGTAGCAGAAAATGTTGAAAAAGTATTCCAAGATTTAGATCAAAAAGTATTATCTGGAACAGCAACAAAAGAAGAATTAACTATGGGATCAACATTACAAAATATGACAACAACGGGCTTTGTATCAGCGACAGAAATGATGTCAGGAGAAGTATATGCATCAGCACAAGCATTGACTTTCTCACAAGCGCAAAATGTAAATAGAGATTTATCAAATAGATTAGCTGGATTAGATAATTTTAAAAATTCTAATAAAGATTCAGAAGTATGGTTTTCAGTATTAGGAAGTGGAGGAAAGCTAAGAAGAGATGGTTATGCTTCAGCAGACACAAGAGTGACAGGAGGACAATTTGGTATAGATACTAAATTTGAAGGAACGACAACTCTAGGAGTAGCGCTAAACTATTCATATGCAAAAGCAAACTTCAATAGATATGCAGGAGAATCAAAGAGTAATATGGTAGGAGTATCATTCTATGGAAAACAAGAATTACCATATGGATTCTATACAGCAGGAAGATTAGGATTATCAAATGTTTCATCAAAGGTAGAAAGAGAATTATTGACATCAACAGGTGAAACATTAACAGGAAAGATAAATCACCATGATAAAATGTTATCAGCATATGTAGAAATAGGAAAGAAAATAGGATGGTTTACACCATTTATAGGATATTCACAAGATTATTTAAGAAGAGGAAGTTTCAATGAATCAGAAGCATCTTGGGGAATAAAAGCAGATAGTAAGAATTATAGAGCAACAAATTTCTTAGTAGGAGCAAGGGCAGAATATGTAGGAGATAAATATAAACTACAAGCATATGTAACACAAGCGATAAATACAGATAAGAGAGATTTGACTTATGAAGGAAACTTTACAGGAAGTAATGTAAGACAAAAATTCCAAGGAGTGAAACAAGCAAAGAACACAACATGGATAGGTTTTGGAGTATTTAGAGAAATAAGCCCAGTATTTGGAGTATATGGAAATGTAGATTTCAGAGTAGAAGATAAGAAATGGGCAGATTCAGTAATCTCAACAGGATTACAATACAGATTCTAA
- a CDS encoding PhzF family phenazine biosynthesis protein produces MKIFVCDAFSSEIFKGNQAGVVILDKKEDYPSEIFMKNIAAELKHPETAFVKKIDNDKFKIRYFTPIEEVDLCGHATISVFSVLRELKLIFSGKYIAETLAGNLEIGVDKDFIWMDMASPKIEYTFNLDEIKEIYSAFNLNIDQASKNLIPKIVNTGLSDIIIPIENKETLDSFVMNKEKVIELSKKYKVVGAHLFTLDKNKKVTAFCRNIAPLVGIDEECATGTSNGALTHYLKDYGIISIKDINTFIQGEAMERSSTILSKYKEDGKTIQVGGNAVISFECKIYK; encoded by the coding sequence ATGAAAATTTTTGTTTGTGATGCTTTTAGTTCTGAAATTTTTAAAGGAAATCAAGCTGGTGTTGTTATATTGGATAAAAAAGAAGATTATCCCAGTGAAATTTTTATGAAAAATATTGCAGCTGAATTAAAACATCCTGAAACTGCTTTTGTAAAAAAAATTGATAATGATAAATTTAAAATAAGGTATTTTACTCCAATAGAAGAAGTAGACTTATGTGGACATGCAACAATTTCTGTTTTTTCTGTTTTAAGAGAATTAAAATTAATATTTAGTGGTAAATATATTGCTGAAACTTTAGCAGGTAATTTAGAAATAGGAGTTGATAAAGATTTTATATGGATGGATATGGCTAGTCCTAAGATAGAATATACATTTAATTTAGATGAAATTAAAGAAATTTACTCTGCATTTAACTTAAATATAGACCAAGCCTCTAAAAATTTAATTCCTAAGATTGTAAATACAGGTTTGAGTGATATTATTATCCCTATTGAGAATAAAGAAACTTTAGACAGTTTTGTTATGAATAAAGAAAAAGTGATAGAACTTTCAAAAAAATACAAAGTTGTAGGAGCTCACCTATTTACACTTGATAAAAATAAAAAAGTAACTGCTTTTTGTAGAAATATTGCTCCCCTAGTTGGAATAGATGAAGAATGTGCAACAGGTACATCAAATGGAGCTTTAACTCACTATTTAAAAGACTATGGCATTATTTCAATAAAAGATATAAATACTTTTATACAAGGTGAGGCTATGGAAAGAAGCTCTACTATACTTAGTAAATATAAAGAAGATGGAAAAACTATACAGGTTGGAGGAAATGCGGTAATTTCTTTTGAATGTAAAATTTATAAATAA
- a CDS encoding autotransporter serine protease fusolisin, producing the protein MKKEILKSKVILLTLASILFVSCGGGGGGGGGSSNLPINPHKTPATPSIPGNPSIENTFPTVNNPLDEQKKLLGMKALKEKLEREWNDRERNVQIPSDTRKIEGSTQKIAILSTDFLNNHDYNDHFDNDPLTTKYPGIEIVPRTDSKNSIADDGEKELEVLIGRGEATRFPTTYSNETKLKPIAASIGTGGLDKDDYSTSLSLKVYREVLNRFGNQKVKVFYQYSDTDTTIKTSGYTKESIKNLTFLGDEKKPENAVIPFYKDVVNNRGGLFVWAAGDTDENNKEMNEAELYAGLPYFDKELEKGWIAVVGVHEDYGKIKNRHMDNPHYAYPGDVAKYWSISADFESKMFPSKNNSNTGTIDLSSRYAAPRVARAAALVAEKYDWMTPDQIRQTLFTTTDETEKEGDALGRVERRIELTPDNKYGWGMLNEKRALKGPGAFMNITSDPNASSYFYANIPTGKVSYFDNQIFGRGGLVKSGGGTLHLTQNNSYAGGSIVNGGTLEIHQVHASPVSVNKNGTLVLHTQSIIGYDETGGNKSLEGTDTLATLISAEDITTTGVKLRNLGKVVVNGTTAIIGGDYVGYKGSTLVFNNGAKLNVLGKIRVEDSTVKVMSNEYITNESKIFNLMEASSIEGNIAKVETNGMRKANVEVKDGKVVATLSRQNPVEYIGEKAEASSKNVAENVEKVFQDLDQKVKDGTATKEELMIGATLQGMSTMAFTSATEMMSGEIYASAQALTFSQAQNVNRDLSNRLAGLDNFKNSNKDSEVWFSVLGSGGKLRRDGYASADTRVTGGQFGIDTKFEGTTTLGVAMNYSYAKANFNRYAGESKSNMVGVSLYGKQELPYGFYTAGRLGLSNVSSKVERELLTSTGETLTGKINHHDKMLSAYVEIGKKIGWFTPFIGYSQDYLRRGSFNESEASWGIKADSKNYRATNFLVGARAEYVGDKYRLQAYVTQAINTDKRDLSYEGSFTGSSVRQKFYGVKQAKNTTWIGFGAFREITPVFGVYGNIDFRVEDKKWADSVFSTGLQYRF; encoded by the coding sequence GTGAAGAAAGAAATTTTAAAAAGTAAAGTAATATTATTAACTTTAGCCTCTATTTTATTTGTTAGTTGTGGAGGAGGTGGAGGAGGAGGTGGTGGCTCAAGTAATTTGCCAATAAATCCACATAAAACTCCTGCTACACCAAGTATACCAGGAAATCCTAGTATAGAAAACACTTTTCCAACAGTAAATAATCCATTAGATGAGCAAAAAAAATTACTAGGGATGAAAGCATTAAAAGAAAAATTAGAAAGAGAATGGAATGATAGAGAAAGAAATGTACAAATACCAAGTGACACAAGGAAAATTGAAGGTAGCACACAAAAAATTGCAATATTGAGTACAGACTTTTTAAATAATCATGATTATAATGATCATTTTGACAATGATCCTTTAACAACAAAATATCCAGGAATAGAAATTGTACCTAGAACAGATTCTAAAAACAGTATAGCTGATGATGGAGAAAAGGAATTAGAAGTTTTAATTGGAAGAGGTGAAGCAACTCGTTTTCCAACAACATATTCTAATGAAACTAAATTAAAACCAATTGCTGCAAGTATAGGAACTGGTGGATTAGATAAGGATGATTACTCAACTTCACTTAGCTTAAAAGTATATAGAGAAGTGTTAAATAGATTTGGAAATCAAAAAGTGAAAGTTTTTTATCAATACTCTGATACAGATACAACAATAAAAACTAGTGGTTATACTAAAGAAAGTATAAAAAACCTTACTTTTCTTGGAGATGAAAAAAAACCTGAGAATGCTGTTATTCCATTTTATAAAGATGTGGTAAATAATAGAGGTGGACTTTTTGTTTGGGCTGCTGGAGACACAGATGAAAATAATAAAGAAATGAATGAAGCTGAACTTTATGCAGGGCTTCCATATTTTGATAAGGAGTTAGAAAAAGGCTGGATTGCGGTTGTAGGAGTACATGAAGATTATGGTAAAATAAAAAATAGACATATGGATAATCCTCATTACGCATATCCTGGAGATGTTGCAAAATATTGGTCAATATCAGCAGACTTTGAATCTAAGATGTTTCCAAGTAAAAATAATTCAAATACAGGAACAATTGATTTAAGTTCTAGATATGCAGCACCAAGGGTGGCAAGAGCAGCAGCTTTAGTTGCAGAAAAATATGATTGGATGACTCCTGATCAAATTCGTCAAACTTTATTTACAACAACAGATGAAACTGAAAAAGAAGGAGATGCTTTAGGTAGGGTTGAAAGAAGGATAGAGCTAACACCTGATAACAAATATGGTTGGGGAATGCTAAATGAAAAAAGGGCACTAAAGGGACCAGGAGCATTTATGAATATAACTTCAGATCCTAATGCTTCAAGCTATTTTTATGCAAATATTCCAACAGGAAAGGTTTCATATTTTGATAATCAGATCTTTGGAAGAGGAGGACTTGTAAAATCTGGTGGAGGAACACTACATCTAACTCAAAATAATTCTTATGCAGGAGGAAGTATAGTAAATGGTGGAACATTAGAAATACATCAAGTTCATGCTTCACCTGTATCTGTAAATAAAAATGGAACTTTGGTTCTTCATACACAATCAATAATAGGATATGATGAAACTGGAGGAAATAAATCTTTAGAAGGAACAGATACTCTAGCAACATTAATATCTGCTGAAGATATAACTACAACAGGAGTAAAATTAAGAAATTTAGGTAAGGTTGTAGTTAATGGAACAACTGCTATTATTGGAGGAGATTATGTTGGATACAAAGGTTCAACATTAGTATTTAATAATGGTGCAAAACTTAATGTTCTAGGAAAGATAAGAGTGGAAGATAGTACAGTTAAAGTAATGTCTAATGAGTACATAACTAATGAAAGTAAAATATTTAATCTAATGGAAGCATCTTCTATTGAAGGAAACATAGCTAAAGTAGAAACAAATGGAATGAGAAAAGCTAATGTAGAAGTTAAAGATGGAAAAGTGGTTGCAACATTATCAAGACAAAATCCAGTTGAATACATAGGTGAAAAAGCAGAAGCTTCTTCTAAAAATGTTGCAGAAAATGTAGAAAAAGTTTTCCAAGATTTAGACCAAAAAGTAAAAGATGGTACAGCAACAAAAGAAGAATTGATGATAGGAGCAACTCTACAAGGTATGTCAACAATGGCATTTACATCAGCAACAGAAATGATGTCAGGAGAAATATATGCTTCAGCACAAGCATTGACTTTCTCACAAGCTCAAAATGTAAATAGAGATTTATCAAATAGATTAGCTGGATTAGATAATTTTAAAAATTCTAATAAAGATTCAGAAGTATGGTTTTCAGTATTAGGAAGTGGAGGAAAGTTAAGAAGAGATGGTTATGCTTCAGCAGACACAAGAGTAACAGGAGGACAATTTGGAATAGACACTAAATTTGAAGGAACAACAACTCTTGGAGTAGCGATGAATTATTCTTATGCGAAAGCAAATTTCAATAGATATGCAGGAGAATCAAAGAGCAATATGGTAGGAGTATCATTATATGGAAAACAAGAATTACCATATGGATTCTATACAGCAGGAAGATTAGGATTATCAAATGTTTCATCAAAGGTAGAAAGAGAATTATTGACATCAACAGGTGAAACATTAACAGGAAAGATAAATCACCATGATAAAATGTTATCAGCATATGTAGAAATAGGAAAGAAAATAGGATGGTTTACACCATTTATAGGATATTCACAAGATTATTTAAGAAGAGGAAGTTTCAATGAATCAGAAGCATCTTGGGGAATAAAAGCAGATAGTAAGAATTATAGAGCAACAAATTTCTTAGTAGGAGCAAGGGCAGAATATGTAGGAGATAAATATAGACTACAAGCATATGTAACACAAGCGATAAATACAGATAAAAGAGATTTATCATATGAAGGAAGTTTTACAGGAAGTAGTGTAAGACAAAAATTCTATGGAGTAAAACAAGCTAAGAATACAACATGGATAGGTTTTGGAGCATTTAGAGAAATAACACCAGTATTTGGAGTATATGGAAATATAGATTTCAGAGTAGAAGATAAGAAGTGGGCAGATTCAGTATTTTCAACAGGACTACAATATAGATTCTAA
- a CDS encoding ABC transporter ATP-binding protein, with protein MAMLEVKDLEVFYDNIQALKGISLEINEGEVVSIIGANGAGKTTTLQTISGLITPKSGSITFEGKNLLKEKAHNICKLGIAQVPEGRRIFSKLAVKDNLKLGQFTIKDSAEKKEEDRANFYKIFPRMSERKNQLAGTLSGGEQQMLAMGRALMSRPKLLILDEPSMGLSPLFVKEIFEVIKQLKEKGTTILLVEQNAKMALSISDRAYVIETGEIVLEGKAKDLLYNDRVKKAYLGG; from the coding sequence ATGGCAATGTTAGAAGTAAAAGACCTTGAAGTTTTTTATGATAATATACAAGCTCTTAAAGGAATTTCATTAGAAATTAATGAAGGAGAAGTTGTATCTATCATAGGAGCTAATGGTGCGGGAAAGACAACAACATTACAAACAATATCTGGACTTATAACTCCTAAAAGTGGTTCTATAACATTTGAAGGAAAAAATCTTTTAAAAGAAAAGGCTCATAATATTTGTAAATTAGGTATAGCACAAGTTCCAGAAGGAAGAAGAATTTTTTCAAAACTTGCTGTTAAAGATAATTTAAAATTAGGACAATTTACTATAAAAGATAGTGCTGAAAAAAAAGAAGAAGATAGAGCAAATTTCTATAAAATTTTTCCTAGAATGTCTGAAAGAAAAAATCAGTTAGCAGGAACATTATCTGGTGGAGAACAACAGATGCTTGCTATGGGAAGAGCCTTGATGAGTAGACCTAAACTTTTAATTTTAGATGAACCATCAATGGGGCTTTCACCATTATTTGTTAAAGAAATTTTTGAAGTTATAAAACAATTAAAAGAAAAAGGTACTACTATTTTACTAGTAGAACAAAATGCTAAAATGGCACTTTCTATTTCTGATAGAGCTTATGTTATTGAAACAGGAGAAATAGTTCTTGAAGGAAAAGCAAAGGATTTACTATATAATGATAGAGTGAAAAAAGCTTATCTTGGAGGGTAG